Sequence from the Ziziphus jujuba cultivar Dongzao chromosome 9, ASM3175591v1 genome:
ttttggttagtcctacccttaggggaggtgctgccggattttccgttggaaggttcggtggtatttctgtcaggacccgtccagaattccttccccggaatcctagacagccctgatcccagggaaaccctaccggaccctccaatggaaaatccgacagagcctcccctaagggatttacttaccacaaattacctgcactgaaaacacacttctaaaaacatccccttattcctcccacaaactacaaactgattccacaaattccagcacttctcaaaagcaacaacagtccagtgcataaataaaacagaagtatcccaatagtatacagagctttaagaaatgctaaacaacagaaatacaacaaggctgaaagaaataatacactgaaatgaaagagtacagaagtacttctcgaaacacaactgcagcggaaaacttggttcgctccggaagaacgtctaccaccacttgcacctaagggaacagaatttaagagtgtgagatgctaatcatctccgtgagtaacccgaactactgaacaccttttaataataataataaaataataacaatagcaagtaaggaataaaacaaataccaacaattaataaataaataataataactgttggaaaataataatttctctcaaaactctcaccgaacgctccgtttgaaatgttccctttttaaaaccttttcgcaaaacccaatgtacatacctcccaaaaaccaagggattaaaccatttaataaacaacaattaaataaataaataccccaaatataattaaaatgtaataatttatagtaaataattttgaacacctttggggtttaaaccattatttgcaatttacaccgatgcaccacaccatataccggtgatgccctccgatacccagcgtcccgagcaccgactggcggggggttaaagagagaaacctgcaacggtcacttcggcgtcccgacagtaccgctgctaaaaaccatcacccggccaaggaggaggGCGgatgtgcgcaacaataaccttgcctgcccacggtccaatggcaactcacgggtgaagtaataaccgcacgctaaaccacataataaccgcgtgctaccacgtgtccatacaccatacaccagaacaccaatactgtatgagtgcgtctaaaaataaacattaataaccaaccgtaccgtttttccaaaaaccaccgtgggaagtatgccaaattttcacaaaacaccatcccacatatttttattcaataacccggtacgaaacagcgataatcaacaaaccacaattttctcgaagtacgagatgcaaccataaaaatacagcgggcataatttataaaattcaaaccaatattttcgtaaaatatttaactcaattatgcccggaaatcaaatttaaaaccacgtacaaatactaccaaaatacaccttgctcatgcataataaattaaaccacaataaaaccataaataaaccacaccacatgagcataatttaaataccaattaaatataattaattgcccaaaataatttttgaaggtgggtcattcACCTGGAgaacgcaaatcaactaagatcctcctcgggatcaactccactactcgtgcgtgcacctaaacaaccacagtgcacaaaccaaaaatattaatattttattcgggtaattcccaaatgggtacccgggggagcgaacaccaagcgatatCTAAGGGGTTATGAGTTATATATCGAATCGAAGcgcgcgtgatgaggatcacggattcggtcttactttccggtgatcggacccgacggggtcggaatctcgccggaaagcttttcgggtttcggctccgcaattctcccaaaccatcgcgaattggcagaaacggaagccagattcgggttcaggaggttgaACACAGttgactggagctggccggaaaactgggtactcgccggaacagtactttccggcgagccgccgcggtcaccggcaatcgtcgccggcggcggcgcgtgcggtggccgttggtcgtgaaatttttcAGACTtatagatcgtgaggagagcaacccaacgggaccggcggtgagcaaaacggaggccggacggcggagaaatcatcgtttgaagatttccggcccctcgccgaaaaatgctccgatcccggcgcgtcggtggtccgatggctgtgatttttggtgggtcggccggacttgaggagaggatgaagggtgtacggcgcgtgtggccggaaaatggccggaagtgggtcgatttgccgtggccggcggtggaggggaaaaactcgccgccgatcttcggaggtccgatccgggcgcgtccggtggccgttcgccgtgaaacttggaggttttgccggaaatgaggagggcaagcttgctggccggcgcgtgcacAGTAACTcagccggaacagtggaaaaattccggtggccggcggatcctctctctctctttctctctcctctctctctttctctctcttccctaggaattttatcaaataaaaaccctgtgtgacactgttcatgccacatggaccaatcagaagctgacacgtggcatttcactgttcaccgatccaaaaacattaaaataatacgatatccggtaaacttcaaacatccataactttttaaccggatgtccgttttaagcgtgccgctagtctgtgaactcgtatcgacgagcacttcacaaccatgcacgagtcaaagctcatttcccccaaaacaaaaagtcaacctcggcactccttggacagtttagaccgcaacttgtttcgcccataactttcaaaccgtagctccgttttcgacgtgctaccagtctacgaactcggggcatcgtacacttcgccacggtaccctggtcaactcgaaattcccaccgagtcaaaaagtcaacttttgaccccttcggtcaatggtcaacagtcaacctcggtcaacgtgcacggattccggtgcaatttgggatggggtgttacaatttccctgggatcagggcttgtctagggttccagggaggaatcttggacgggtcctgacagtcctacccttaggggaggtgctgccggattttctgttggaaggttcggtggtatttccctaggatcagggctttttctagggttccggggaggaattctggatgggtcctgacatcctGACATTGTAGGCATTAGACTTACCCTcaaatggatcctcgttaagggatttagattgtactcattccaattactaGACTCATTGAGCctggtattgttatttattgtcactacctccccgtgtcatgATTGGGTAATTTgtgcgcctgctgccttccttggatgtggtagccgtttctcaggctccctctccaaaatcgaaccctaattcttcGTCatccgtcaccaccatagtaggccactattctactatcgaaagttgatagggcagaaatttgaatgatgcatCGTCGGCACTAAGGTCGTTCTATCTAttgagttatcatgaatcattaGAGCAACGGACAAAGCCTGCGTTGatcttttatctaataaatgcatccatTCCAGAAGTCAGGGTTTGTTGCACATATTAGCTctgctctagaattactacggttatccgagtagcaggtatcattaaacaaactataactgatttaatgagccattcgcaatttcacagtctgaattagttcatacttaccacatgcatggcttaatctttaagacaagcatatgactactggcaggatcaaccaggtagaaTTCATAAGTGACACCGATACCGAGTTTACCAAGAGGGCTACCACGGAATCAACGAAATATCTGATGAAGTGATGTCGAATCTCTATGTGCTTTGTCCTACTATGGAACATTGGATTTTTTGTCATTGCAATTGCTGACATATTATCGTATCTGATAATTGTTGGAGTAGTTTTTTCATGttgcatatttgataaaattcttctAAGCCATACTGCTTCACTTGCTGCATCTGTAGCAGATATATAATATGCTTCTGCTGAAGATAATGCCACGGTCCTTtgcttatttgatgatcaaGAAATTGGTTTTGTACCCAAGTAGAATAAATATCCTGAGATGCTTTTGTGGTCATCTACAGAACCTGCCTGGTCACTATTCGTATATCCAATGAGCTTGTTATCTGCTTCTTTGGTATACTTAATTCCAAGCTTTCTGGTATCTTGTAGAAAGCGATTGTGCTTACCAGTCAAGACAGGAAGGTGGGATGCCTTTTAACCGAAGTGCCAACCCCCCTTCTCTAATGCGCATATTGAGACTGAGGCATTCAACTAAGCTTCTGTAGTTTTTTGCATCAACTTTCTCTACGCCGTCATCCTTATGCAACTTTTCATTTAACGCCATTGGTGTAGATACCGGTTTACAGTTGTCCATATGAAACCATTTGAGAAGATcattcaaatatttttcttgagaaataaatatttctccttTTGCTTGTTGAAATTGGAtgccaagaaaatatttcatcaaGTCAAGATCTGTCATCTCTTATTCTTTCATCATTGCACTTTTGAATTCTGCTACTATTTTTGGATTAGTcccaatataaatcaaatcatcaacatataagCAGACAATGTGAGTATCTTCTGTACCTTCTTTTTTGACATATAAGGAAGGCTCACTTGGACTCCGTTGAAATCCGTTTTGTCTGAAGTATGAATCGATTTTGTTATTCCAAGCTCGTGGTGCTTGCTTTAATCCATATAGTGCCTTCTTTAATCGTaagactttgttttctttttctttgatggtGTAGCCCAAAGGTTGTTCCACTTATACTTCCTCTTTGAGTTCTCTATTAAGGAAGGCGGATTTGACATCCAATTGATAGACTAGTACCTCCATTTGAGCAGCTAATGTGAGAACTGTTCTAATAGTTTCCATTCGAGCAACTGGTGCAAATGTCTCGTTGAAGTCGATTCCTGGCTGTTGCGAATAGCCTTTGGTGACTAGCCGTGCTTTGTACTTCTGAATTGTTCCATCTTCTTTGTACTTGGTTTTGTAGATCCATTTGAGTCCAATAATATCTTTGCCTTCAGGTGGATCCACCCATTCCCACGTATCATGCTTTTCAATTGTTACAATTTCTTCAGCCATTGCTTTAATCCAAATATCTTCTTTTATtgcttcttcaaaattttgaggCTCACATGCCAAAAATGCCATATTAGTAGATTCATAAATATCTATGAGTGAGCGTACCTTTCTTGGCGGTGATTCATCATCTGAAGATGTATCCATTCTTCGAATTGGGCTTGGAGATTCTTGTCAACTTGTGCTTGGACCAGAAAAAATTATCAGCTTAGTTGTTTTTGGATTGTATAGCCAGTAACCTTTTGACTCACTGCTGTATCCAaggaatatatatttctcttccttttcatcaaatttttctcTATATTGTGAGGGGATATGTGCGTAAGCTATGtatccaaatatttttaaaagttgtaCTTGGGGCTTTTGTTTGTGCCATGCTTCATATGGAGTTTTGTTCAGGACAGCTTTTGTTGGAGATCTATTCAAAATGTAGATGGCAGTGTTGACAACTTCTGCCCAGTAATCATTTGGAAGGCCTTTCTCCTTTAGCATACTTCTGGCCATTTCTGCAATTGTTCTATTTTTGTGCTCTACTACACCATTTTGCTATGGGGTGTATCGAGCAGTGAGTTGTCTTTGAACTCCATTTTTCTTACAATACTCCATAAATGGTTTAGAAATGAATTCTCCACCATGATCTATTTGGAGTGTCTTCAGTGGCTTTCCCACTTGCTTTTCTACGAGCGCTTTGAATTCTTGAAAGACTAAAAAAGCTTCTgacttttctttcaaaaaatatacccacaTCATTTAGGTATAAGCATCAACAAATAGAAGGAAATACCTTTTTCCATTCAGAGATGGAGTTCGCGTTGGTCCAAAAATATTAGAATGTACCAATTCTAATACTGCCTTCGCTTTCAAGGTATTTTTGGGAAATGacaattgatacgaacctaggacgacctgctcctaaacccgtattatattagcccggatctttaattaagttcaagttctaatggaatggacctcaaaccctaaccaacctgtggttagaaaccttggtataatgtagacgccacaataggggatggaaaacctattgataagtcaagctaaaacaaccaattctctaatggtgttttaggtgttctcaaagaacaaagagataattaatctcacaagtattttcttaatcaaatcaaagttgtaaagttctattattaatgaaaaataagcctttaaataggctttgaaagaaacaaaataaacccaaaaaaccctaggtaaaacaggccacacaataaagagttctatggtggccggaattctcactcctttcctaatctaatttggattaattaattcctttattttgaattaggaattaattaatttacaatgaaaataataaaataataactttcctaaacttatttttccagaaaataaataaataaaaactaaaaagtaatggtaatttcctaaaacaaaaagtagaatcaaattaggaaactataatactagctttttgactaagttgactttgaccaatctttgaccaaattgagctccaaatcagcttctaaatgctttttaggatgccaaataaactgaatatgaagtcccacacgttgcccatgcttggaaaaataagaaaaggctaatacagtaaaatacagtaaagccagcaagcaatacagcaaattcggccaaattgttgatgctgtccgtacaagccctttttgattgcatttgaggctgctttaacttgattccatgacctattaggcatatgtattgaacccatgaagcattggaaccatttcatgcttcccggactccaaaaatgtaccaaaaccgtcacccgggtccgtatcggcttccaccacttggatgcttcgaatagactttgtatcttcaagtatggacaagctctattgagattgattaccctttgtataaatactcccaggttgcccttaaatctcttaatttgagctcttgtgattggcctagtcttcatccgtgtcgagtcagcaccccagcgggttatcggtggagcgggctcgggcggaatcacatcaacaaTTTATGCATTTTTCCATAGATGCATCCCTCACAAACTTTATTTATGTGGGCAATAGGAGGTAGgcctaaaaccatattttttttcttttaataattttagaccattataatttaaatgcccATATCTTAGATGCCATAAATATGACTCATCCAATTTTTTACTTTGAAAAGCTAATTTTACATCATATGGCATAATAAGaggaaaaacattattttgattcatttttatttttgccaccAAGATGTTTTTACTTTTATCGATAATTGTGCTTTCTTCTTCATCAAAAATTACAGAATAATTCTTTCGGAGTAACTGGCCAacacttaagagatttgatgttAAGCCAGGAACATAAAGTACATCATGGATGAGTTTAGAGTTACCTCCTTTTTTTATTGAGTTGCTTATTGAGATTGCAGAATTCTTTTCTCTAATATTGCAATTTGATTTGAGTGCTTGctccacaggttggttagaaaACCTGCTCATTCTTTTTTCGTGTGCGTCAAGAGtgccaaaattacaatttaagaggggtattaaaaagtaaataataaataatttgtgatTTTGTATCAAAGTCGGCAGCATGAGGAAAAGTTTGATTCGGATACTTCATGGTTAAGAGAGTAGAAAATTGACATGTGTCTAAAATTAATGTAAGGAAGTCAAATTATTTACTAAAACCATAGCAAGTTGCCACACGTAAGCTAGCTTTAAATGTATTAAGTAGATAGTTAATAGGTTGACATGTGTACTCAAATGAGCTGTATTTTTACATGTATTGAACAGAAAAACAGCAAAGCATATGGCGGTTGTTAGTTTGAACCGCCTCTTTTAGCCTTATATGTATAGGCTTGTACCCCGACCAGTTTGAGATGATTAAAAAAGAGCCCTAACAAACGTGcattctattttcttttgtccttctcttcttttcaattttaagtaGTCTCGGCCTCTCCTTTTCTCTTTACCAAATCGAATTATTTCAATCTCCTCTTATCCAACAGACTGGACGACAATTTCATTGAATTGTATTTGTTTGCCAACCTCAAGGACTTGGCTTTGTGATGTGAGGGTGGCTAATACTACTCCGTAAATTTACAGAGCTTGATTTTGATTGATTGAATAGAGAGGTATTCATAAATATTGTTCTTAccagaaatattaaatttctgTTAGGCTTCTACGTTTacttcataaattttattttgtcacGATTTGAGAAATGCTGTGTAGGATTATTGGCAATTAAAGATATTATCTTTGTATAAATAAGCTTGGGTACACTAAAGTTCCTTCATCTTAGCATttacaaaatcaaaaccaaagtACAATCAGGGGAGATGAAATATCAGAACATTTTCTTACCAAATGCCTCCAAAAACTTAGGATCACCAGCTGACttggaatttgaaatttgaaagaaagATAAACACACTGATGAATCCTTTTCCTTATAATTCTCAAATAACCTATGTATAGATCTCTTAATATTACAAGAGTTACACCTGTAGAGAGAAAAGTACAAATAACAAGAAATGAACGAAGAAAAAGTTGAAGTGTAAAGAAAAGCATAATTTTGTGTACTTAACCAATGTATATAAACAACTGTTAAATCGTTCAATTGTATCATGGCTATAAGACAAAAATACTATGTAAACCATATCTACATTATcttaattacaaataatatctGCATTGGTCTCATAGAGGAAAGTGTTGTTATTGCAACTGATTAATTTTTCTAAGCATGAGTGGGCAGTAGCAAGTTCATTACCAAGCTGTACGGCTAAACCCCATTGGCGAACACGCCAGCATCTATTCAGAACAACTTCCTCCTACAAGGCAGTAGTTCACATATGGGTAAGAGCCGATCAGCGTGAACCGTAATTCTGTACCAATCGACAAACCATTTCTTCTTGAGTCAAATCATTTGTTGGGTCATTGAACGAAGAGCCTTTACCTCAGATTTTGCTTCTCGAAGCTGTTTCACTACATTTGCGGCCCCATGTTTGAAGTTCTGATCCCAATGAAAATAAGCAAAtccatttgaataaaaaatacacATCAGAAAGCATTCAAACTAGGAGTATATGGATGCTACCGTAAAAGTGAAAACTGACAACTTATCAGCAGAGTTAGCTCAAGTTCTGAACGAAGGGCTGTGATTTCTTCTTATACATGTCCTTTAattgaaataattgtttattattttttgactaaattttatttttaaagtccTGTAATCATCTACTTGTACATGTCCACTTTTCTTATCACGTTCCACACCATCTTAGTAGCCTGCTACTTTCGATGATGGAGGTTTTGGGAAGATCCGGATGCTCAAAACAAGTAGATTTGTTTATGATAAAGCTTTTTTTGAATTGCAACAACGCAGTGCTCTCATTTTTGATGCAAACTGGCTGCACACAAGAAAAAGAGCGAGTTGTGGTATTAAGTAGTGAGAGCATGGAAGGAAATTAAATCgagcagatttttttttttttcccctcatgttgatatgaaagataaaaagtttttgggtaataa
This genomic interval carries:
- the LOC107427875 gene encoding uncharacterized mitochondrial protein AtMg00820-like, whose translation is MDTSSDDESPPRKVRSLIDIYESTNMAFLACEPQNFEEAIKEDIWIKAMAEEIVTIEKHDTWEWVDPPEGKDIIGLKWIYKTKYKEDGTIQKYKARLVTKGYSQQPGIDFNETFAPVARMETIRTVLTLAAQMEVLVYQLDVKSAFLNRELKEEV